The genomic window TTAGATTTGAATTTAGTAATGCATACAATTAAGCAATATGCAGAACTTGTATAATGATTCAATGCCAATGGTACACATCCTGCAGAAACGTGTGCAATTGCACACAACAAAAGAAGATAAGAAAAGTTTCAAATCAGGTCAAGTAAATATTATCTGTTCACTTGGACATGTTGGATAAATACAACTTACATAAATCAGACACAAATACCAAACGGATTTCAAAAATTACATATACTTTTGATTCTCCAATTGCATTGTAAAGCAATTACTGCATTACCATGATTATCGAATTGTTTAAATACTCACTTGACTTTACTATACATTAaatgtaaacttatttgttttAGACATGCAAGATGAAATATGGTTTTAAATTGCGGCTACCAGTAACGACAGTTGCGATTGCATTGTTCAAgttatataatacaaataaaaacataacacTGGCTCTCGGAACAAATACCtctaaacacacacacacacacacacacacacacacacacacacacacacacacacacacacacacacacacacacacacacacacacacacacacacacacacacacacacacacacacatatatatatatttatacacatACACAGACATACAACATAACTAAATTGATAAACAACACAAGTATTCAAGTCAATACTTACAAAACAGATCTATTCAGTTTGAAGTACCACGATAAGAACCTGGTATGTGCTATGCTGCGTTTACTATGTTTACTGATACATAGTTTTGTACTTTCTTTAAACAGGGAGTATTATTAAACATATGTTAAATGCGgatgtttatatatttaaagccataaatttaaatgaaagttATGTTCTAATTCGCCAGACTTaaacgaacataaattatttatacaataaaactCAACACATGTATCAGAAATGAGCTCTCCTTGTGAGGGTAGCATACTTTTATTTACGAATGTAAATCAAATATTCAATCAAACAGTTCGTTTCAAAGCCATCCAAGGCTTGAAGCACACAACGGATTATTCTCATTATTGAGACACTACTAAAAAACAGTCATACTGGCTCAATCACAGTCAGCCAtccataatatatacaaaatatacaccaatctacaaaacaagaaatacaaGTTAAATAAATCATTGTAACTAAATTACTGCTTTCATCATAAAAAACAATAGATGGTCTAGTTGATAGTGGGTGGGGGtgggggatggggggggggggggtaatacaGGCAATGCAGAAGTACGGCGTATGTTAACCGGCGTAAGGCAGAACTTCGaataataacattataaatttcatttaatttatatcAAACAACAAGCACAAGAAACACGAGCCAAAAATCATACGATACCTAGAATACCTGTTTTTAAGTCGCAATGCGACAAAATATTGTCCAATGGAATATATTGTAAACATTACAGGTATTCTAAAAACACGTGTTgatgtaaacaataaacaaacacacgTGTTTTACCAAAACAAATACATGTGCTCCCGTactattattaaatatatttatgttctaATTCGCCAGACCTaaacgaacataaattatttatacaataaaactCAACACATGTATCAGAAATGAGCTCTCCTTGTGAGGGTAGCATACTTTCGAAAGTTACAAAGAAAGaaaaggtgggggggggggggggtcatataCCAAGGTTTTTAGAAACTGTTAATTTTTCTGATATGTTTTCCTGAACATACCCATCTTTTGCAGTTTCAGAAGCCCATCTTCCATGTTTCTTGAATAACCTGTCATTTAAACCAGCAGAGGCTGCAGCCGTCGCACCACCTGCTCTCAGACTGTGTAGACCAAATTTAGATTTTTCTAGACCTAAAGATCCAAGAGCGTCTAACAACAACTCTCTCGCCCTTGTATAAGATAGAGGAACATTTCCCCTTAATGCATAAGTGTTAGTTTTCTTACGAAAAGATACTGCTCTAAAAATGTATTCATTAGAATCGATTGCTATGTTAGCTTGTGATAAATATGTGTGTAGCATAGATACCGGACATGTTATAGAACTAGTCTTCGCAATAAATACTCTACTACCTTCTCTGTGTTGGTCTGTCTTACTTTTTTCGATAAATAAAGACACATAAGTAGAATAAAACTGTATATCTGATCTTTTCAAATTAACAAGTTCGGAAAATCTTAGAAATCCTGCATAACTTGTAAGACACATACAAGCGATTCTTCTATGATTTAAATTGCTGAATTTGTTACCGTATTTTTGTACAATCTGGTACAGAATTTCAGGTGTAATAGGCTCTTTCTTTTTTACAATGTAATGTCCGATTGACCTATGAACTCCCTCTTTAATAGATGTACATAAAAAAGAATTACAAGGATCGGCAAATCCGGCTAGTTTATGTGACCAACTAATTTCATAGTAAGCTCCTTCAACAACAGATGCAGATTtgtgttttttacataaatgaatcAAGTATAACGAAACATCGTAGTCTGATGCTGGTAAAGATTTAAGAGTAAACGAATTACACCATCTACAGAAATTGTTAAAGGCGTACCTGTACTTCTTTCGCGTATTTGCAGCTCTAGATTGTAGACAAAACTCTGGAAGACACTTTGCTAAATTTTGTAGGTGCTGGTGTTGTGTAAGAGTGTCTGATGACCACCTACCAACGCtgaaaatatctgaaaaatgtaaaaattcaaacaaatagtaaataaaaaagtataaacatgGCACATGCATTTCATATATAATCATTTCTGACCTTGCTCTGTACTATAGCCTTGTCAAATTTCTAAAAAAGACCTCGCTATCATTCTATAGCCTTGTCAACGTGTTTCATGTGTATATCACAGAAAATCAAAAACAGTTATGTACATATTGTACTTAGCTTAACTGCTAAAATATCAGAATTAAATTTCTTTGAGCCAAAAATGGAATTCTTGTtgttcccttgaaaaaatatgcaTTGCTCActtgaaaattcaatgacttccAATACATAATGACGAAATTCCATgttttttctaaataatataGTCCAAAACGATGAGGACGGCCATTTTGGTACTATCAGGGTACCTTCTGCTTTACAGAGTACTAAATGGTTTATACTTTTAGAAACTAAATCAATTGGAGGTACTAtccaattattttcatttttccaaTTTTGTGTAAAAGCATCAATAGCTTCACTCCCGGGAttccaaaattttgaattaaatcgcTTCAATTTTGAATTAGCAAAATTGGCAAATCTATCAACGGTATAAGGACCCCATAGATTATCCATGAATTCGAAAAACTCCGGAGATGTTTGCCAGTCATCTATATCTATCATTTTAGACAAAAAATCAGCTCTACAATTTTCTGATCTAGGTACCCATATTGGTTGTACAATGACTCGTTCCtttgaacaaaatttaaaaatgtcatatgCGAAACACTGTAAATGCATTTTTGTGCTACCTCTATTGATTATTTTTACACAGTTTTGATTATCTGGGTGCCATTTAacagtattattttttaaaacagatttaAATGAATACAAAGCTAATTGAATAGCCCTTAGTTCTCGCCAAGTCGAACTCATGTTTTTCTCATACTCACTCCATGTGGAATGAAAAACTTTTTCATTCACTTCTACAGTAAAAGCACCTGCGGCTACATTACTAGCATCTGAATACACCACTATGTTCGGTAAGGTGTCATTCACAAATTTTTTCTGATTAAGATTGGTCAAACTGTCTGACCAAAATCTCAACTCTGCTAATACACACTCAGTGTAAGCAATATCTAAAATACTATCCCATGACTTTCTGTTCTCAATTGCAAAATATAAATGCCTCGTCATCAGGCTAGTAACATTTCCCATAACTGGGGACATAGAAATAATTCTACCTGTGAACTGTGCTAACTGACGAGCGCTTATAATgggaatttttttcaaaatattgtcaaGCGATTCTTTTGCATCATTTAATCTACGTTCGGACACTGCTAAACTAAAGTTTACCGAATCCCAAATTAATCCGAGCCATTCCAAGCGTTGAACTGGATCAAAGAtagatttttgttaatttatcaaaAACCCAGCTAATTCTAATGAGGACTTTATGAATTCAGATATATTTTGACATTCTGAATAACCTTCTGACATACCTAAACCATCATCTAGATAAAGCACTATATTTACACCATTTTCACGCCAGTATTTAACCATGGGtcttaaacattttgtaaaaatgtaaggCGCTGAACTTAAACCAAAAGCTAAAACTGCAAAACAATAAAACTTTCCGTTCCAAGAGAAACCTAAATATGTATGTTGCTCTTTGCAGATATCCAAATGAAAATATCCAGATCTTAAATCAAATTTTATCAGGTATATATCTTTCTTAAAAAATTGCTGAGCGACTTTCCAATCttcgaattttattttatttttcaaaacgtaACGTTCAATTCAGATAGATCTAATATCAATCTCTTTTTCCCTGACTTTTGAATGGCAACACTTAATGGATTTACTACAAAAGGCTGGAATGGTACTTCGTGTACGCATCCGTTTTTCGAAAGTTCGAGAACAGCTTCGTTTACAAAATCAGTATTATCAACTGCAGATTTATTATTGCGGAATTTCATAGGGGTGGTAAACTCACAAAAGAAATCATATATCCTGATTTTATAGTATCAATAATAAATTTGCTTGCTCCAATGTGCTCCTAAAATGCTACATTTTTCGATAAACTActtttctcatatatgttatgatggtatgatactaaacccctaacgggaaggattgtgcctgatgttcatatgatgaaatcataatctttcagtcagtttaattgaagtctggagctggcatgtcagttaactgctagtagtctgttgttatttatgtattattgtcattttgtttattttctatggttacatcttctgacatcagactcggacttctcttgaactgaattttaatgtgcgtattgttatgcgtttacttttctacattggttagaggtatagggggagggttgagatctcacaaacatgtttaacccctccgcattgttgcgcctgtcccaagtcaggagcctctggcctttgttagtcttgtattattttaattttagtttcttgtgtacaatttggaaattagtatggcgttcattatcactggactagtatatatttgtttaggggccagctgaagtacgcatccgggtgcgggaatttctcgctacattgaagacctgttggtgaccctctgctgttgtgttttttatttggtcgggttgttgtctctttgacactgtccccatttccattctcaattttacttttgaCACCTTtggccaattttgaaaaattaacttTATCAAAATACTTCACATGTTCTAAAAGTATATTCATGTGCCCATGCAACAAATATTCATCTACTAAATTAAGATACTTATCTTTTATCTTATGTGGCTGGGTTGTTTCTTGTTGTAAATTGCTTGCTGCTTCTATTGGGACAGTTTGTCCTCCAGTGACCGAACTGGTGGCATTCATAGCACATGTCATAGGAAGTGGCCTCACGGCGACTGTTCCTCCGAAAGGGCTGGTTGTACTGTTGATAATACATATCTGTAGTATTAGTAGGAGGTCTGGAAACAGTAGCTGAAGGCTTAGTGTAAGGTTTTGTACGACCCTTCTTCTCCTTGATGGTTTTGAGTGCTCTGCTTTCAGCTTGACGTAGTCTTTTCTCGTCATCGGAATCTGATGCTATTTCGTCACTCTCGTACTCAGCAGGAGATTTATCGGCTATTCTGATGAGCTTATTTcttttgttcaattttaagatAAGTCCAGAAATTAAATTGATAGAAACGAAATCTTCCGGCATAAGACGTTTTTGCAGCTTATGCAGGTCAGCAAGGACTTCGGAATTGAAAGTAAATTGGATTTGGTTACCTTCACTCTTTTGTTTCACAGAAGCTTCCTTTTTCAACTTGGTGGCTAGGGAGTCGTTGCCCGACACTAACTCGTTCTTCAGTGCTGAAATCTTAGAGTCGAAGTACGACGTAATCAGTTGAAATGTGCCGTCACTTATCTGTGGCTGTGATGctctttgttgggttgctgtcgacGGTACTGGTACTGGCAAACTAGAACGTGCAGCTTCTCTGTTAAGAACTGAAGGAGTTGAGGACTCGTGTAGTAACAATTCGTCTTCGTTTTCGGAACGGTGGTCTGTCATTGTGGTAATACAGGCAATGCAGAAGTACGGCGTATGCTAACCGGCGTAAGGCAGAACTTCGaataataacattataaatttcatttaatttatatcAAACAACAAGCACGAGAAACACGAGCCAAAAATCATACGATACCTAGAATACCTGTTTTTAAGTCGCAATGCGACAAAATATTGTCCAATGGAATATATTGTAAACATTACAGGTATTCTAAAAACACGTGTTgatgtaaacaataaacaaacacacgTGTTTTACCAAAACAAATACATGTGCTCCCGTactattattaaatatatttatatcggGTTGTAAATCGAAAGAACCGATATTGACTTAAGTACATCTTTTAAAGTGTATAATATGAATAAACattaaacaatatgtaacaaaTGTTGATTGGTGTTTGtctaacgtccagtggcaaatatttcatgttaaGAACGATTGCGTTTGAAAGTAGAAGCATATAGTAGAAAAAGGAAGAATTAAATTATCACATAATATTCAAGATGTACAGACAATTGTAGCGTAATACCGTCGACTATAAGGGTTTGttgttaaacaaatatcattgcTAATAATCTTTTCGATaaacaagtacccggccacgttcactctgtgtagtgtttctatttgtatccatctccggtatccatctgatgagttaatatatgcctttttcaactaatttttatagctCATTCTTACGTTGTACtttaacaccactgtcccaggtaaggggggtAATTGGGGTCTCACTAACAGGTTTTACACCGTCACactctgtatgtatgtgcctgtcccatgtcggGAGCctgtttgttcattttttgtaaacaGATTAATGTTGAGTTCACATGCATTGTGTGCACACAAAAAATGATAAGGAAATGCCTTTTCCTAATCAGACATCCGGATACGTCACGCGGTAAACCTGTCACCGAGAGCAACAGAAACAGTACCATATGTTTAAGATCTGTAACGAATATCGACATATATACTCGTCAGGGTGAACATGGTTTACGTGCAAGACGTTCTCTATTTTAAGCGGTACTAAGACGTAGGCATCGACTTGCAATGGTCCAATGGTGCCACTTAATAAGGATCTGGGCATGCACAAATCAAGTGTGAACAACCAGGTCagtaaaatatattgtatagtcAAATCAAACCCGTTCAAACATTTGAGGATATGATAATCATATTTTTAGAATTTGTTAGCCTTAATGTAACCAAAAAGTCAAATATCTAACTTAAAGGTGTTTTCATTCTAAAACATTATTCAATCAAAAACTATCTGATTGGAAGAATGTTCTTTTTTTGCACTTAAGTGTAAATGATTAAAGACATGCATTATAAAAGTCATATATTGTGTATGATGATTAAATATATAACAGGGAACATTCATAAGGATTGTCATACCCCTAGCTGTCAAATATTTGGGTTTAAGCGTTCCTGACGTAGgtgaataaaattaacggtaccaatgttcttgcaccagatgcgcatttacaagtctcttcagtgatgctcgtggccaaaatatttgaaatcaaaagcttTTATATAAGATGCAGAGCTATAATCctaaaggtccaaaaagtatagccaaatccgtaaaaggaatcagagctttgcatgagggagatacattccttaatttataataatttctatcattttgtaacagcaaatttttataacacaaaaaatccgtattttcatgccagtaccgaagtactggctagtgggctggtgataccctcggggactaagagtccaccagcagaggcatcgacccagtggtagtaataaaattaacggtaccaattttcttgcaccagatgcgcatttcgaataTATGTAAAACAGCTTTCGATGCACATACTTTATGAAGTTATATCTATCAATAAATTACACTGCATTTGACCgagttttgtttgtttgtgtttggCATACTGAAATCTCCAATATGATTGCTATTTGGAACATGTTTGCATACGTACGACGTATACTTTATACTGCATTCAGACAAACTATATATATGtccaaattttaaatgtttttactctTCACAGGTGTCTTTAAAATCTTTGTTAACAAATAATGCTTTCATTGAGTCTAGATGTTTTGTTTATCAACCGGTAAAAGTTCGAAGTAAATTTGTTTAATACATCTCAACTGCATCATATTTTGCAGTTTTGGGAGAATTGGATATGATCCCATGTTCTGTAGATGACATTAAACTTTGTGTATGCTTTTGGCATCATGTTGTCAATTCAAATCCAGACAGTTTGATGAATACGATTTACTCATCAGGTGATAATAATAACTCAGATTGGTATAGTACAAATTCAAAGtgaaattgttatttgaaaaatttgtatttaaacatgTCTTGGAAAATCAGAATACATTtagtaaaatatgtaaaaatcgTACAACTTTTGACCCCTATGTAAATTTTAAGTTAAAGTAAATTACACTTTAACTAAGAATACACAAAGCTATTTGAGGAATacattttcataatatttcaGATATATTGTACCATCTTTCAATAATCGTTTAGACATTCTATTTCATATTTCGAAGTACTGATTATGATGACAGTGAATGTTGCATAAAAGGTATTGATAAGATGTATTTATTCAGACGTTCACTAACTTGAGTTATGTTAtggaatatattatatatactgtaTTACTTATATCAAAAGCTGTTCCTCCTCGGTCAAAAAGATATACAGAGAGAAAAAGTATTGAAACATTACAAGATTTTATATACATgtctttacatatttttttatattctgtattgatatataattgattgtaatgattaATGGTTGTTCTTTGTTTGTATGTTGATTACAatcaatatttttgattttatatcaataaaatctttGACTTATTATCCTATatttaatataacatttataattgTCAACCCGATAACATATTAACTTTTACATTGATAACAATTATCTACCTTGATGGCCTTGTCCTGCACAAGGAAATTGAATACTATTTTTAGCAACGAAATCAACACAAAATGTCAAATGGTTTTCCGAAAAtcgtatatatttattttgttaacagcTGATTTTCTCCTATTCATACCAGGTAAatgtgttttacttatttcaatgtaATTCTTATATAATGACATATTCTTGTTGTCAAATACTTTATTctgttaacgtttttttttttttttttttggtttttgcaatAAGTATATTATTGTTTTAATGACCTATTTGGATGTTGCAAAGTAAAATGTTGGTATGTTTCAGATGCCTATATTCAAGTCTGTTTTACGCTTTATGATGTCAAACGGTAAGATTAAGTTTATGTTGATAATGTTTATTAATATATTATACGACGCATATGTTTATTTAGTTGTTAACATTGATTCATTTTCACGAGGTCGTGAAGTATAAGGACATAATATTTTCCGTAAGTACTTACTTTCAGTTGATGTTTTTTGACAAATATACCGAAACTGATCTTAGTTTACATTACAATGGGAAATGTTTAGATATATATTCCTAACATCGAATAAAGgataaaacaaaaagacatttagTTTTGCGAAATATTATTACCTGACAGTATCGATTAAATCGATTAAAACATAACAGTCAAACCAATCTCATTCAAGTATTTTTTgatatgataattatatttttagggttatttatgaatattataaccaaaaagttaaaaagatcgATCAGGTGTTttcatgttttacattttgtacaaTCTCAAACTATCTGAAGTGAAAAATAAAGCTCAGGCGGATAACAGTATATGGTAAAGTGTTTTTACTGATATACGTAATACGAAATGCATTAAGAGTCACATGTTTTCTATGATTATTACAGTACATGTGTATTATGAATTGAATTGATGCTTTGCATATAAATTATTTCAGATGATAGTCTTGAAAGTCTAATCAAAGGTATGTTGTTATatgttaatatttgttatttaaatttagCGAATCACATGTGGATACTCAGAAGTTCTAAATATACGTTAGAGTATTTACAATCCTAATATCTTTCCTCTTGCCTTTGATTTTGTTAACTTTTGTATACTAGTAATTACAATATTTAACGTAATTACAATatttaagcaacacgacgggtgccacatatggagcaggatctgcatacccttccggagcacctgagatcacccctagttttttggggggttcgtgttgtttattctttagttgtgtcatgtgtgctgtcaTTTGgttgtctgtttcatttttagtcatggcgttgtcattttgttttagatttacgagtttgactgtccctttggtatctttcttctcTCTTTTAACAAAtgacagattgattgattgatcccGTTTTGCTTCATATACAAAAAATACCAACGTAGATTAAGTTATCTCGTTTTAATAAATCCACtctatcaataaaaatatatgattcctatcatgatttctttgaatTAGGGCTGTTACTTACAACATGTAAATGGAAACGATCAAGACAATGGTTTCAAGTGGTAATGCTCAAGTCATTTTTTCGAATATATAACGGTTGCAATTACTACTTGGAAGATAGTTGTTGGATATATTTGTCATATATGACCACGGATATATTTCAAGTATCGCCCGGAGCACCTGCAACCACACTggtgtttggtggggttcatgtcgCTCGTCTATGAGTTGTTTTTGTAGCGGGTTGAATAATGATGTTTGACTGTAAtgctgttttgtgttttttattgCTCTGTGTGCTTTCCTTGAAATAATGAAATTTGAATGTCATTTGATATATTCCTTCTATCTTCAAAACTCATTTAGGACTATTGGTTTCGATATTTGAATTGCTTTATTAGTTCATGTTTACATCGATATGACTATAAAATGACTAAAATTCTATCTGTTGGGCACAATTTTGCAGCTACACTATATATACCAATAGTAGTAGTCTCTGCATAttaatcgaaagaaaagaaagaaatcaaCAGTTGGTGTTTATGATACTCGAATATGTTGGATCATAGAATGAATAGAACATTTCTAGTAGAACGATTCTGATGTTAATTTGTGCAGGGTTTAGTTCGGATACTATATATTAGAAATAAACGGTTCTGTATTTGTCAGATtcatttctttaaataaccagtccTGTTATTCGATATACAAATTACTGTATTTCGCTTGATTACATTCATACATGGCACAATTGCCATTCAACGTCCAGTATCTATCATCAATTGATTCAATAAGTAATTTACCTGTTTAACGTAACCTTTCATGTtcttcaaaaacatgtttttcagcattttgaaaataaCGCTTTGAGTTGAAAGACATTCTACACTTTCAGGCACTGCACGCATACGGATAAGGCAAAACTTTCGCTGTCTGAAAAGGTTTCTTGGAACTACAAATATAAACGAAATTATTGAAACATCATATCGAGAACAATTGATAGATCACGATATATACCAAACTATGAAAAGTTTGCATGGAAGTGTTCTGCAATGTGAAAGCATTCTTAAACGAGTGTGTGAAACAGACGAAGCAAAATGTTGGAAATTTCTGAACCTTCTTTCAGGGTTTAATATAAGGACATTGCTAACACCAGGTAAAGTAATCTAATTCAATTAAAGCCGTCAAATAATATAATTGAATATTTGATGTTGACTTTTGTGAACTGGAATCATTTAGGAAGGCATAACGTCCGATTAAAATCTAGCATAGAAAtgcataaataaattaaatatatacgGAAGGAAAGATGTTTTCAAAAACTCGTTATAATGAAACCATGTTGAATTAGAGCAAAAGATTAATTGCACAGATAATAGAAAAGATGAATGTGTCAAAGGCACAAACACCCGACATAAGAGCAGAAAGCAGCCCATTGCCACCAATAAATCTTTAACACAGCAAGCAAATCATACATCCTTAGCAGAGCCTCAAATAATCCTTTTACaataatgtttacattttactAGTTCAGCTGAATTGAGGCCACACTAAACTCCACAAAATTATTCAAACTTAAATCAACGCACAACACGGACAAAATTCAGAGGTTCATGACTTGGCCATTCGCAAAAGAAGTTCGCATCGAGTCCGATATTGGAACATATAACAGTACGGAAGGAAAGATGTTTTCTAAAACTCGTTATAATGAAATCatgttgaattaaaacaaaatattaattgcACAGAGAATAAAAACGATAAATGTGTCAAGGACGCAAACACCCGACATAAGAGCAGAAAGCAGCCCATTGCCATCAATAAATCTTTAACACAGCAAACAAATCATACATCCTAAGCAGAGCCTCAAATAATCCTTTTACaataatgtttacattttactAGTTCAGCTGATTTAAGGCCACACTAAGCTCCACAATATACAAATTCATCAAAATTAAATCAACGCACAACACGGACAAAATTAAGAGGTTCATGACTTGGCCACTCGCAAAAGAAGTTCGCGTCGAGTCCGATATTGAAACATATAACAGTAGAAACTTagtaaaatgacaatgataacatatttaaaaaaggaCTGCTAGCAGTAaccgacatgccagctccagacctcaataaattatttaaaagattaTATCTTCCATCATGTCAAAATCTATTACAAAATTTAAGTGCAGGTCAACTTGACATAGTTCAGATTGTCTTTTTGTCTTGTCGGTAatcaataaaatacatttatataaaaaaaaaaaaaaaaaaccgagcGATTGCAAGTTTGATTCATAATGCAGAAACATAACATGCAAAGTAAAATACAATATCTTTTAAGgtgttttaagtttttaagtgATTGGGTTGGGTAAGAAGTGGGGAAAGGCTATCGCGGTTTTTGTTTATGcaatccatttatttttttttactctccaacaaacgtttgtttttgttttaggtaTAGTACAATATATAATTATACTCAAATGAAGATAATATGTGATTTGATTAACGTAgttgtaa from Mytilus galloprovincialis chromosome 5, xbMytGall1.hap1.1, whole genome shotgun sequence includes these protein-coding regions:
- the LOC143074048 gene encoding uncharacterized protein LOC143074048, whose product is MTDHRSENEDELLLHESSTPSVLNREAARSSLPVPVPSTATQQRASQPQISDGTFQLITSYFDSKISALKNELVSGNDSLATKLKKEASVKQKSEGNQIQFTFNSEVLADLHKLQKRLMPEDFVSINLISGLILKLNKRNKLIRIADKSPAEYESDEIASDSDDEKRLRQAESRALKTIKEKKGRTKPYTKPSATVSRPPTNTTDMYYQQYNQPFRRNSRREATSYDMCYECHQFGHWRTNCPNRSSKQFTTRNNPAT